ATGTGCTGCAGACAGATAGCTGCAACTCGCAGCTCTATTCACTCTGTCAGCTCACAAAAGTCACATGTATTGGGAATTTGTGCTTGTTTGCAGTGTGCCAGTTCgttcaaaatgtaaaaatgacacCAATAAATCCAAGACCGTTATTTATTACACAACAAATCTAatttaacaaaacaaaagtGGTGAAAAACACAGAGGTATGGCTTCTGATTTTACGTACAACTAAATTTAGGGCTTAATGGAGGACGGAGTAACTCCTTGTCTTCTTGGGAAACTTATCTGCCTTTTAGGCATTGAAGAATTTGGGCAACTGGTTTCCCAGAACCACACGTCTTTCTACACCCTCCTCTGTGATGGCGGCTAAACGAGCCACTCCTCCGCTGGATCCATCTCGCTCCATGGCTAGCGCAAGAGCTGCAGAAGTATGAGAAACGcaatatttaaaaataaaatgaggtatttatgtaatatattttgaGGTTTAAGTAAGCATAAGCATGGTATGTGTAAGAGATTATAATTTACCCCACCAAATAGATAATTTATGTTAATCTTAGCAGATTGGAACTGTAAGAACCATATCCTAACTGACAGCATCTGCTGTTACCCACCCTGCGTAGTGAAGTGAAGACACTCCTCCTTGGTCATCCCTGTCTTGTAGTTGGAGTCCATGAAGCCGTATATGTAGGAGCTTCCAGACCCGCCCACCGACACTGGCTGCCTCACCAGCATCCCTCCCATGGGGACTGTGTacacctggggagaggaggggtggaggaagggtcaCATCTTTCAGACTTCCAGCCAGGTGTGGAAGGGACAaaggtcatttacatttagtcatttagcagacacttatccagagcggcttacagtaactacagggacattcccccaagccaagtagggtgaagtgccttgcccaaggacacaacgtcatttgacacggcctggaatcgaaccaacaaccttctgattaatagcccgactccctaaccgttcagccatctgacccccagagCTTTGTACCCACCTGTCCACCCCTTCTTTTGTCCCAGCCGGCAACAATGATGCCAGCCATCAGCTCCTCTCTGTATCTGTAGCACATCTGTTTGAACAGGTTAGCTGCTGTCTGTACCAGTGGAGCCTCGTCCAGTT
This window of the Osmerus mordax isolate fOsmMor3 chromosome 19, fOsmMor3.pri, whole genome shotgun sequence genome carries:
- the LOC136962742 gene encoding proteasome subunit beta type-6-like, with protein sequence MAACISANLSDNSFSTNDLVPEWTREEVSTGTTIMAVEFDGGVVMGADSRTTTGAYIANRVTDKLTPIHDRIFCCRSGSAADTQAVADAVTYQLGFHSIELDEAPLVQTAANLFKQMCYRYREELMAGIIVAGWDKRRGGQVYTVPMGGMLVRQPVSVGGSGSSYIYGFMDSNYKTGMTKEECLHFTTQALALAMERDGSSGGVARLAAITEEGVERRVVLGNQLPKFFNA